Proteins encoded in a region of the Corynebacterium breve genome:
- a CDS encoding helix-turn-helix transcriptional regulator: protein MSPKKRPSRPIYNRIRVLRTERDMSRLQLAELIEANPQTVGALERGDYYPSLDLAFRMCEVFQLPVEAVFSRTEFTPMSADIYAKER from the coding sequence GTGAGCCCAAAGAAACGTCCTTCACGGCCTATCTATAACCGTATCCGGGTTCTTCGCACCGAACGAGACATGTCACGCCTGCAGCTCGCCGAACTGATCGAGGCCAACCCCCAAACCGTGGGCGCCCTGGAGCGTGGCGACTACTACCCCAGCCTTGACTTGGCTTTCCGCATGTGCGAAGTATTCCAACTACCGGTCGAAGCGGTGTTCTCCCGCACTGAGTTCACACCCATGTCCGCAGACATCTACGCCAAGGAGCGGTGA
- the hemW gene encoding radical SAM family heme chaperone HemW: MAFGVYIHVPFCATRCGYCDFNTYTPTEVDSSYGQYLDSLERELALAEGPVADTVFIGGGTPSLLGDEGLARILTAVRESFGLASDAEVTTESNPESTSPEFFAGIREAGFTRVSLGMQSASTPILKVLDRTHTPGRAVEAAKEAKRAGFEHVNLDMIYGTPTETDDDVRRTLDHILSADVDHVSAYSLIVEDGTAMARKVRRGELPAPSEDTYADRYNIISSTLEDAGFGWYEVSNWAKAGGECQHNLIYWRGGRWWGAGPGAHSYVGNERFYNVKRPEKYNEMLAAGELPIQDREQLTEADEHMEKIMLGLRLKEGIPREWIGPGAESVLALHEEAGRVVVDKRVRVTNHGRLLADGIITDILAAE; encoded by the coding sequence ATGGCTTTCGGCGTCTACATTCACGTCCCATTTTGTGCGACCCGCTGCGGCTACTGTGACTTCAACACCTACACGCCCACTGAGGTTGATTCCTCCTACGGCCAGTACCTAGACAGTCTTGAGCGCGAGTTGGCACTAGCCGAAGGACCTGTTGCTGACACCGTGTTCATCGGTGGCGGCACGCCGAGCTTGCTTGGCGACGAAGGCCTCGCCCGCATTTTGACCGCAGTGAGGGAGTCTTTTGGATTGGCTTCCGACGCGGAAGTGACCACGGAGTCAAATCCAGAATCGACAAGCCCAGAATTTTTCGCAGGCATCCGCGAGGCCGGCTTTACCCGCGTGAGCCTGGGCATGCAGTCTGCCTCTACGCCGATCTTGAAGGTGCTTGATCGGACGCACACGCCTGGTCGTGCGGTGGAGGCTGCGAAAGAAGCCAAGCGCGCAGGTTTTGAGCACGTCAACCTAGACATGATCTACGGCACGCCCACCGAAACCGACGACGACGTGCGCCGCACCCTGGACCATATTCTTTCCGCCGACGTGGACCACGTCAGTGCCTACAGTCTGATTGTCGAAGACGGAACCGCCATGGCACGCAAGGTCCGTCGGGGTGAGTTGCCGGCTCCAAGCGAAGACACTTACGCGGACCGATACAACATCATTTCCTCTACCTTGGAGGACGCAGGTTTCGGGTGGTACGAGGTATCCAACTGGGCCAAGGCCGGCGGAGAATGCCAGCACAACCTGATCTACTGGCGCGGGGGTCGCTGGTGGGGAGCAGGTCCTGGCGCGCACAGTTACGTGGGTAACGAGCGCTTTTATAACGTTAAGCGGCCCGAGAAATACAACGAGATGCTTGCTGCAGGCGAGCTCCCGATCCAAGACCGTGAGCAGCTCACCGAAGCCGACGAGCACATGGAAAAGATCATGCTGGGCCTGCGTCTGAAGGAAGGAATCCCGCGCGAGTGGATAGGCCCCGGCGCTGAGTCCGTCTTGGCGTTACACGAGGAAGCGGGCAGGGTGGTCGTCGATAAGCGTGTGCGTGTGACCAATCACGGCAGGCTGCTTGCCGACGGCATCATCACCGATATCTTGGCAGCTGAGTAA
- the ybeY gene encoding rRNA maturation RNase YbeY, translated as MSIEVLNESGYDGINEEMLVDVCSYALSAMDVHPDTEVTITLVDTDTMADLHVRWMDLEGPTDVMSFPMDELTPGGGRPDAASPGPAMLGDIILCPEFDDKQARAAGHPLGHELALLTVHGCLHLLGYDHTTPADEREMFALQNEILADWYDDLAGRDTEYQPKPAGKHAFPSAADRVELDGLVAKQEEGEN; from the coding sequence ATGAGCATCGAAGTACTTAACGAATCTGGCTACGACGGCATCAATGAAGAGATGCTTGTCGACGTCTGTTCCTACGCGCTTTCGGCAATGGACGTTCATCCAGACACCGAGGTCACCATTACCCTGGTTGACACCGACACGATGGCTGATTTGCATGTGCGCTGGATGGACCTCGAGGGACCAACCGACGTCATGAGCTTCCCCATGGACGAGCTGACTCCGGGAGGCGGACGGCCCGATGCCGCGTCGCCAGGGCCCGCGATGCTCGGCGACATCATTCTCTGCCCGGAATTCGACGACAAACAGGCGCGCGCCGCGGGACACCCTCTCGGGCATGAACTTGCGCTGCTGACGGTGCACGGGTGCCTGCACCTTTTGGGATACGACCACACCACGCCCGCCGACGAACGCGAGATGTTCGCCCTGCAGAACGAAATCCTCGCCGACTGGTACGACGACCTCGCCGGCCGAGATACCGAGTACCAGCCGAAGCCAGCGGGAAAGCACGCGTTCCCCTCGGCGGCGGATCGGGTGGAACTGGATGGGCTCGTCGCTAAGCAAGAAGAGGGCGAGAACTAG
- a CDS encoding PhoH family protein: protein MTEVMSHAVQLDSAYEQSVFGINDENLKVLGNLVGVDLFARGTGVSLRGPSHAVARAARVLAELESMARRGVVISPDAVTHAVNIMETDNPDSVADMLGAEIVSRRGKVIRPKTAGQKTYVDAIDENTIVFGIGPAGSGKTYLAVAKAVQALQSKQVKRIVLTRPAVEAGEKLGFLPGTLNDKIDPYLRPLYDALRDMLDPEMIPKLMEAGIIEVAPLAYMRGRTLNDAFVILDEAQNTTPAQMKMFLTRLGFGTKMVVTGDISQVDLPRGQISGLRLVRRILSGVEDIHFAELGSGDVVRHSLVGRIVDAYDVYDAKHEAKNTAPQAGTNEES, encoded by the coding sequence ATGACAGAGGTAATGTCGCATGCAGTTCAGCTGGATTCTGCCTACGAGCAGTCGGTGTTCGGGATTAACGACGAGAATCTGAAAGTGCTCGGCAACCTCGTCGGGGTCGACCTTTTCGCCCGAGGAACCGGGGTGTCCCTGCGCGGGCCATCACATGCGGTGGCTCGCGCGGCGCGAGTGTTAGCGGAGTTGGAATCCATGGCGCGTCGAGGTGTGGTTATCTCCCCTGATGCTGTCACGCACGCGGTGAATATCATGGAGACTGATAATCCGGATTCGGTTGCGGACATGCTCGGTGCGGAGATTGTTTCGCGCAGGGGCAAAGTGATCCGCCCGAAAACCGCGGGTCAGAAGACCTATGTCGACGCAATCGACGAAAACACCATCGTCTTCGGAATCGGCCCGGCTGGTTCGGGCAAGACCTACCTCGCCGTGGCAAAAGCCGTGCAGGCGCTACAGTCTAAGCAGGTCAAGCGCATCGTTTTGACCCGTCCAGCTGTCGAAGCGGGGGAGAAGCTGGGATTTTTGCCCGGCACCCTGAACGATAAAATTGACCCCTATTTACGCCCCCTTTACGACGCCCTGCGCGACATGCTCGACCCCGAGATGATTCCGAAACTCATGGAGGCCGGCATCATCGAAGTGGCACCCCTGGCGTACATGCGCGGACGCACCCTCAACGACGCCTTTGTGATCCTCGACGAGGCACAGAACACCACCCCGGCGCAGATGAAAATGTTTTTGACCCGCCTTGGATTTGGCACAAAAATGGTCGTCACGGGTGACATCTCCCAGGTGGACTTGCCGCGCGGCCAAATCTCGGGCTTGCGCCTGGTACGGCGCATTCTCAGCGGAGTGGAGGACATCCATTTCGCGGAACTCGGATCGGGCGATGTCGTTCGACACTCCCTCGTTGGCCGCATCGTGGATGCATACGATGTCTACGATGCAAAGCACGAGGCAAAAAACACAGCCCCTCAAGCGGGCACAAATGAGGAATCCTAA
- the pdxY gene encoding pyridoxal kinase PdxY, whose protein sequence is MKNILSIQSAVAYGHVGNSAAVFPLQRIGHEVWPVYTVNFSNHTGYGDWGGPMIPASDVASVIRGIENRGVLGEVDAVLSGYQGGDDIADVIIDAVARVKAANPNAVYACDPVMGNAKSGCHVSDNIPPLLRDKVVPVADIITPNQFELGYLTGMEATDLDSTLKAVEAAREMGPSTVLVTSVLRPDRESGTVEMLVVDDKGKWIVETPYLPFKRNGSGDVTAALFTGHYINSGDAADALAKTASSVFDLVEATYEADSPELLLIESQEAYANPRLQFEVREI, encoded by the coding sequence ATGAAAAATATCCTCTCGATTCAGTCCGCAGTTGCCTACGGTCATGTTGGCAACTCCGCAGCCGTGTTCCCTCTTCAGCGCATTGGCCACGAGGTATGGCCGGTGTATACGGTGAACTTCTCAAACCACACCGGCTACGGCGACTGGGGAGGTCCTATGATTCCTGCTTCCGACGTTGCGAGTGTGATCCGAGGCATCGAGAACCGTGGAGTTTTGGGTGAAGTGGACGCTGTCTTGTCCGGCTACCAAGGTGGCGACGATATTGCGGACGTCATCATCGATGCTGTTGCACGAGTTAAAGCTGCTAATCCAAACGCGGTGTACGCGTGCGATCCGGTTATGGGCAACGCAAAGTCGGGCTGCCACGTTTCTGATAACATTCCGCCTTTGCTGCGCGACAAAGTTGTTCCAGTGGCGGACATCATCACACCCAATCAGTTCGAGCTGGGTTACCTCACTGGGATGGAGGCGACTGATCTGGATTCGACCCTCAAAGCCGTGGAAGCAGCCCGTGAGATGGGCCCTTCGACCGTTCTGGTCACTAGTGTTTTGAGGCCCGACCGAGAATCAGGAACCGTCGAAATGCTCGTTGTCGACGACAAGGGCAAGTGGATTGTCGAAACGCCTTATCTTCCCTTCAAGCGCAACGGTTCCGGCGACGTTACTGCGGCCTTGTTTACTGGGCATTACATTAATTCCGGCGATGCGGCGGATGCTTTGGCGAAAACCGCGTCATCAGTGTTTGACCTAGTCGAGGCAACTTACGAGGCTGATTCGCCAGAACTCCTCCTCATCGAGTCCCAAGAGGCATACGCCAACCCGCGCCTGCAGTTTGAAGTCCGCGAAATCTAA
- a CDS encoding 16S rRNA (uracil(1498)-N(3))-methyltransferase, whose translation MSLPYFITESPLSGQLAGAEGRHAVTVKRIQPGEEVMLVDGHGSWARLHVTATTGKDMLTGDIVEHGIENRPSPRVTIVQAIPKSERSELAVDLATQAGADDIIPWISHRTIARWQGPRVAKNVEKWQATAREAAKQSRRAFVPAIHDPVTTNQLREAIVDKQALVLHEDAERSLKDIIFADHVFLIVGPEGGIGADELELLGATSVKLGPEVLRTATAAAVGLAAIGALTTRW comes from the coding sequence ATGTCGCTGCCGTACTTCATCACAGAATCGCCCCTCTCCGGCCAACTTGCAGGTGCAGAGGGGCGCCACGCAGTCACCGTCAAACGCATCCAGCCAGGCGAAGAAGTTATGCTCGTCGACGGCCACGGTAGCTGGGCACGCTTGCACGTCACCGCCACCACCGGCAAGGATATGCTCACCGGCGACATCGTAGAGCACGGCATTGAAAATCGGCCCTCTCCGCGGGTCACGATCGTCCAGGCGATCCCAAAGTCCGAACGGTCTGAGCTGGCCGTTGATCTTGCCACCCAAGCTGGGGCCGACGACATCATCCCGTGGATCTCGCATCGCACGATTGCGCGCTGGCAGGGGCCAAGAGTGGCCAAGAATGTCGAGAAATGGCAGGCCACGGCCCGTGAAGCTGCCAAACAGTCGCGCCGCGCATTCGTCCCCGCGATCCACGACCCGGTAACGACAAACCAGCTGCGCGAGGCGATCGTCGACAAGCAAGCGCTCGTTTTGCACGAAGATGCTGAACGCTCCCTCAAAGACATCATTTTCGCCGATCATGTCTTCCTCATTGTGGGCCCTGAAGGTGGCATCGGTGCTGATGAGCTGGAGTTATTAGGGGCCACAAGCGTCAAGCTGGGGCCTGAGGTGTTGCGCACGGCGACGGCGGCTGCGGTGGGGCTTGCTGCCATCGGTGCGTTGACAACCCGCTGGTAG
- the dnaJ gene encoding molecular chaperone DnaJ produces the protein MARDYYGILGVDKNASDAEIKKAYRRLARKYHPDVNPSEEAAEKFREASVAQEVLTDPEKRRIVDMGGDPMEQGGGMPGGAGGFGGFGDIFEAFFGGAGGGARGPRSRVQPGADALLRTTISLEEAFAGVKKSVTVDTAVVCDSCQGTGSESKAAPVTCDHCQGAGQVQEVQRSFLGNVMTTMDCPKCQGFGEIIPDPCKKCGGEGRMRARRDLTVTVPAGISDGMRIRMAGQGEVGHGGGPAGDLYVEVTTQRHNTYYREGDNLHMKLRVPMLDAALGVDIDGTDLAGKDFTINVPAGTQPNEQIVLEGEGMPHLRAEGRGNLIAHVQVTVPTDLDDKSREALEKLRTARDNDITEIETDQGDGNFFSRIRDRFKR, from the coding sequence GTGGCTCGTGACTACTACGGGATTCTCGGGGTGGACAAGAACGCCTCCGATGCCGAGATTAAGAAGGCTTATCGACGACTCGCGCGTAAGTACCACCCAGACGTGAATCCAAGCGAGGAAGCCGCGGAGAAATTTCGCGAAGCTTCCGTAGCACAAGAAGTGCTCACCGACCCTGAGAAGCGACGCATCGTCGACATGGGCGGCGACCCAATGGAACAAGGGGGCGGAATGCCTGGAGGCGCCGGCGGTTTCGGCGGCTTCGGCGACATCTTCGAGGCCTTCTTCGGCGGCGCAGGTGGCGGCGCGCGTGGCCCGCGCTCCCGTGTCCAGCCTGGTGCTGATGCACTATTGCGCACCACCATTAGCCTCGAAGAAGCATTCGCTGGCGTGAAGAAATCCGTCACCGTAGACACCGCGGTGGTCTGCGACTCCTGCCAAGGAACCGGCTCCGAATCCAAGGCGGCGCCCGTCACCTGTGACCACTGCCAGGGAGCAGGCCAGGTCCAAGAAGTGCAGCGTTCCTTCCTTGGCAATGTCATGACCACCATGGACTGTCCAAAATGCCAGGGCTTCGGCGAAATTATCCCCGATCCGTGCAAGAAGTGTGGTGGTGAGGGCCGGATGCGTGCACGCCGCGACCTGACCGTCACCGTGCCGGCTGGCATCTCTGACGGCATGCGCATCCGCATGGCGGGACAAGGCGAAGTCGGCCACGGCGGTGGGCCGGCCGGCGACCTTTACGTCGAGGTGACGACCCAGCGCCACAACACCTACTACCGCGAAGGCGACAACCTCCACATGAAGCTCCGCGTGCCGATGCTCGATGCCGCCCTCGGCGTGGACATCGATGGCACTGACCTAGCCGGCAAGGACTTCACCATCAATGTCCCCGCAGGCACCCAGCCCAACGAGCAAATCGTCCTCGAAGGCGAAGGCATGCCACACCTGCGCGCAGAAGGTCGTGGCAATTTGATCGCCCACGTGCAAGTCACCGTCCCAACCGACCTTGATGATAAGTCCCGCGAAGCCCTAGAGAAGCTCCGCACCGCGCGAGACAACGACATCACCGAGATCGAAACGGACCAAGGCGACGGAAACTTCTTCAGCCGCATCCGCGACCGTTTTAAGCGCTAA
- a CDS encoding hemolysin family protein, whose amino-acid sequence MEVWALYGIVAIVAMLLSGLVGTVEAAVSSISRARVENMVKDEVRGAPGLLRVLNYRANHINLLVMIKTILDATAAVFAAMMTMDLISSDAWAITAAIAAVTLLTFGVVGTFSRTVGKRNPYSVSLHSAQVLAVINRIMGPLSKLLIWIGNLISPGHGFRDGPYATEVELREMVDIAQEHGIVEVTERRMIQNIFDLASTFAKNVMVPRPEMIWLEADKSAGQATNLMIRSGHSRVPIIGENVDDIIGVAYLKDIVAETYHRTDGGRGVPVADIVRAPFFVPESKPLDELLHEMQRDNTHMALLVDEYGGIAGLVTMEDILEEIVGEITDEYDESEVAPIEEIAPRQYRAVARLSLEDLVEFLDDHLGFELEFDDDTVGQVDTVAGLISYGLGRVPLPGSHVDIEGVRFTAEGGRDRRGRMKVRSVLVDVPALAESEGDDQGEK is encoded by the coding sequence GTGGAGGTATGGGCCCTCTATGGCATCGTCGCGATCGTGGCGATGCTGCTTTCTGGACTGGTGGGAACGGTTGAGGCGGCGGTCAGCTCCATTTCGCGCGCGCGGGTGGAGAACATGGTCAAAGACGAGGTCCGAGGCGCGCCGGGCCTACTTCGCGTGCTAAATTACCGTGCAAACCACATCAACCTGCTGGTGATGATCAAAACGATCCTTGACGCAACCGCTGCAGTGTTTGCCGCGATGATGACGATGGACCTCATCAGCTCGGATGCTTGGGCGATTACTGCAGCGATCGCCGCAGTGACCCTCTTGACGTTCGGTGTGGTCGGTACGTTTTCCCGCACGGTGGGCAAACGCAATCCGTATTCGGTATCCCTGCACTCTGCGCAAGTGCTCGCGGTGATCAATCGAATTATGGGCCCTCTTTCGAAGCTGCTTATCTGGATTGGCAATCTCATCAGCCCTGGCCACGGCTTCCGCGACGGACCTTATGCCACGGAAGTTGAGCTGCGCGAAATGGTCGATATTGCGCAAGAACACGGCATCGTCGAAGTCACCGAACGTCGCATGATCCAAAACATCTTCGACCTCGCCTCGACATTCGCAAAGAACGTCATGGTGCCACGTCCCGAGATGATTTGGCTTGAAGCCGACAAGTCTGCTGGTCAGGCGACTAACCTAATGATCCGCTCAGGGCACTCGCGCGTGCCGATCATCGGCGAAAACGTCGACGACATCATTGGTGTCGCATACCTTAAAGACATCGTCGCCGAAACCTACCACCGCACCGACGGCGGACGTGGTGTGCCCGTTGCCGACATCGTGCGCGCACCGTTTTTCGTTCCGGAGTCCAAGCCGCTCGACGAGCTTTTGCATGAAATGCAGCGTGATAACACACACATGGCTTTGCTTGTCGACGAATACGGCGGCATCGCCGGCCTTGTCACCATGGAAGACATTCTCGAAGAGATCGTTGGCGAAATCACCGACGAATACGACGAGAGCGAGGTTGCGCCGATCGAAGAAATCGCCCCTCGCCAGTACCGCGCAGTGGCTCGCCTTTCCCTTGAGGATCTAGTGGAGTTCCTCGACGATCACTTAGGCTTCGAACTCGAATTCGACGATGACACTGTGGGCCAAGTCGACACCGTTGCAGGACTTATCTCTTACGGCCTTGGACGAGTCCCTCTTCCAGGCTCGCACGTGGACATTGAGGGCGTGCGTTTCACCGCGGAGGGCGGACGTGATCGCCGAGGCCGCATGAAGGTACGCAGCGTCTTGGTTGATGTTCCAGCGCTTGCGGAGTCGGAAGGTGACGACCAGGGCGAGAAATAA
- a CDS encoding AMP-dependent synthetase/ligase, with protein sequence MSQAFFETPADFTVAPTETCLSALIGLCRANPHLVLFTRPHNYEWVNVTAGEFLDEIYEVAKGLINAGVEPGDRVALLSTPRYEWSLLDYAIWAAGGAVVPIYPSSSGSQVQWIIEDSGAVLAITESREHTDLMTNLVLDDEGSPRIIGSPTKLRRVLELNASAIDTLKFEGRNITDEAVDERIRNVKQDDLGSLVYTSGTTGKPKGCILTHKNWIHQIRGLQTHPIGAIARPGMRMVTYLPMAHVLARAVSLAVTIAGGTQSHWNDPGTLTMELQRTRPHLVLGVPRVFEKVRNAAYNKAADGSAIKAGLFRRAEKVAIEYSKALDTEAGPSRKLEVQRNLFEKLVYSKIKDALGGQVDFCITGGSAMSPELGHFYRGMGVPAYEGYGLTETTAAAAVNFGEETKIGSVGKPVGGYSAMVNDDGEILIKGAGVFTGYLNNDEATKESLVDGWFNTGDLGEIDDNGFITITGRKKDLIVTAGGKNISPQPMEEIIRQAPLISQALVVGDGKPFVGVLVTLDSDELARWKADRNIPENKQVRDLAEDIALRAEVQDAVNMANATVSHAEQIKKFRILDRDLSEEDNELTPTLKVKRNVVFQRFAEDIDKLYKR encoded by the coding sequence ATGTCTCAAGCGTTCTTCGAAACACCCGCCGATTTCACGGTGGCGCCCACAGAAACGTGCCTCAGCGCACTGATCGGACTGTGCCGGGCCAACCCTCATCTGGTTCTATTTACCCGCCCCCACAACTATGAGTGGGTCAACGTCACCGCGGGCGAATTCCTCGACGAGATCTATGAAGTAGCCAAAGGCCTGATCAACGCCGGGGTAGAGCCTGGCGACCGCGTAGCACTGCTTTCTACCCCCCGCTATGAGTGGAGCCTTTTGGACTATGCGATTTGGGCGGCCGGCGGCGCTGTCGTACCGATTTACCCATCGTCGTCAGGCAGCCAGGTGCAGTGGATTATCGAAGACTCCGGCGCCGTCCTGGCGATCACCGAATCACGCGAGCACACCGATCTCATGACCAACCTCGTGCTTGACGACGAAGGCTCACCGCGCATCATCGGCTCGCCAACCAAGCTGCGCCGCGTACTGGAATTGAATGCGTCTGCGATCGACACCCTGAAGTTTGAGGGGCGCAACATTACCGACGAAGCGGTGGATGAGCGCATCCGCAATGTGAAGCAGGATGATCTTGGTTCGCTGGTGTACACCTCAGGTACCACGGGCAAGCCAAAGGGCTGCATCTTGACGCACAAGAACTGGATCCACCAGATTCGCGGTCTGCAGACTCACCCGATTGGTGCGATTGCACGTCCCGGCATGCGCATGGTGACGTACCTGCCGATGGCTCACGTCCTGGCGCGTGCGGTCTCCCTCGCCGTGACCATCGCTGGTGGCACCCAGTCGCACTGGAATGATCCGGGCACTCTCACGATGGAGCTGCAGCGCACGCGACCGCACCTTGTGCTGGGTGTTCCGCGCGTGTTTGAAAAAGTGCGCAACGCTGCCTACAACAAGGCGGCTGATGGCAGCGCGATCAAGGCTGGACTCTTCCGTCGTGCAGAGAAAGTAGCGATCGAATATTCCAAGGCACTGGACACCGAGGCCGGCCCTTCTCGCAAGCTCGAGGTGCAGCGCAATCTGTTTGAAAAGCTCGTCTACAGCAAGATCAAGGATGCGCTTGGCGGCCAAGTGGACTTTTGCATTACCGGTGGCTCGGCGATGAGCCCCGAGCTTGGGCACTTCTACCGAGGAATGGGCGTGCCGGCGTACGAGGGCTATGGTCTGACAGAAACCACCGCCGCTGCCGCTGTGAACTTTGGGGAAGAGACCAAAATCGGCTCTGTCGGCAAGCCTGTGGGCGGATACTCGGCGATGGTCAACGACGACGGCGAAATCCTGATCAAGGGTGCCGGCGTATTTACCGGCTACTTGAACAACGACGAAGCAACCAAGGAATCGCTGGTAGATGGTTGGTTTAACACCGGCGACCTGGGTGAGATCGACGACAACGGCTTCATCACAATAACGGGACGCAAGAAGGATCTCATCGTCACCGCGGGCGGCAAAAACATCTCGCCGCAGCCGATGGAGGAGATCATCCGCCAGGCTCCGTTGATTTCGCAGGCGCTGGTCGTCGGCGACGGCAAGCCGTTCGTGGGGGTCTTGGTTACCCTCGACTCGGACGAGCTGGCGCGCTGGAAGGCCGATCGCAATATCCCTGAGAACAAGCAGGTCCGCGATTTGGCCGAGGACATCGCCTTGCGTGCGGAAGTTCAAGACGCGGTGAATATGGCCAACGCCACCGTGAGCCACGCCGAGCAGATCAAGAAGTTCCGGATCCTAGACCGTGATTTGTCCGAGGAAGACAATGAGCTGACCCCAACGCTCAAGGTCAAGCGCAATGTTGTGTTCCAGCGCTTCGCCGAAGATATCGACAAGCTGTACAAGCGATAA
- the hrcA gene encoding heat-inducible transcriptional repressor HrcA, translating to MASATEKRRQAVLRAIVADFIALQEPVGSKALVDRHNLKVSSATIRNDMAVLEEEGFIQQQHASSGRMPTEKGYRAFVDSLHDIKPLSAVERRAIIDFIEGGVDLEDVLRRSAQLLAQITRQAAVVQLPTLTVSRVKHCEVVALSPHRLLLVLITDNGRVDQRNVELARPIDDAGVFALRDLLNGALFGKTLTDASASLAELAVAAPVEIADHVMRAATVLIETLVEKPTDRLIIAGAANLTHLPRSLHEVIDALEEQVVVLKLLANVPELGGVSVRIGEENEEIELHRASVVTAGYGSDGETLGGLGVLGPTYMDYPGTIQKVAAVARYISRVLAGE from the coding sequence ATGGCCAGTGCGACCGAAAAAAGACGCCAAGCGGTCTTGCGTGCGATCGTGGCTGACTTCATTGCCCTTCAAGAACCCGTCGGCTCGAAAGCGCTGGTCGATCGGCATAACCTTAAAGTGTCGTCGGCGACCATCCGCAACGACATGGCGGTGCTGGAAGAAGAAGGGTTCATCCAGCAGCAACACGCATCGTCCGGGCGGATGCCCACCGAAAAAGGCTACCGAGCGTTTGTAGATAGTTTGCACGACATCAAGCCGCTATCCGCGGTGGAACGCCGGGCGATCATCGATTTCATCGAAGGTGGCGTTGACCTAGAGGACGTTTTGCGGCGTTCGGCGCAGCTGCTCGCGCAAATCACGCGCCAAGCCGCGGTGGTTCAATTGCCGACCCTCACCGTGTCTCGCGTGAAGCACTGTGAGGTGGTGGCGCTCTCCCCGCACAGGCTGCTACTAGTGCTGATCACCGACAACGGGCGCGTTGATCAACGCAACGTGGAGCTCGCACGACCGATCGACGATGCCGGCGTGTTTGCCCTACGCGACCTGCTCAACGGCGCGCTCTTTGGCAAAACGCTCACCGACGCTTCGGCCTCGCTCGCCGAGCTTGCCGTGGCTGCGCCCGTAGAAATCGCCGACCACGTGATGCGGGCGGCGACCGTGCTGATTGAGACGCTGGTGGAAAAACCCACCGACAGGCTCATCATCGCGGGTGCCGCAAACCTCACCCATCTGCCGCGCTCGCTGCATGAGGTCATCGACGCGCTGGAAGAACAAGTCGTCGTGCTGAAATTGCTGGCCAACGTGCCGGAGCTCGGTGGCGTGAGTGTGCGCATCGGTGAAGAAAACGAAGAAATCGAGCTGCACCGCGCCTCAGTGGTGACGGCCGGGTATGGCTCCGACGGGGAAACTCTCGGCGGCCTTGGGGTGCTCGGTCCCACATACATGGACTACCCCGGTACCATTCAAAAGGTTGCCGCCGTGGCGCGCTACATCAGCCGCGTCCTTGCAGGCGAATAA